The Fusarium oxysporum f. sp. lycopersici 4287 chromosome 1, whole genome shotgun sequence DNA segment ATTACTCGGTCATTAATTCGTTATCCGCAGGGTATCATAAACAGCGTTCCAAAGCTCCCATCACGCCCCCTCGTGCTTCACTGTAGtatcgccttcttcttcatgatgcTCCGTCTGATCAGCCTGTTCCGTCTCGCCTTCAGCCTTGCCATCTTTGTCCATGACGTTCTCGAACTGCGACCATAGTGCCTCGACCGAGGAGAATTCGTTGCCGACCTGTGCATCCATTTCTATTAGCTTGGTCCTCTTGAAAAAGACTGTTGTTCATACAGCAGTGACTGCCTCGAGAGATCGGTTCAACTTGTTGATATTGGCCAAGACGTGCTCAAAGCTCTGGACAGTATAATGTTAGCATGAACGCTATTGACTACGGGAGACGTAACGTGCCATTGCGATCTCGCCAATCAGAGCCTCACGCTGCTGCTCGAAGTACGTCTTCTCGTGACCGCCCATCGCGGATGCTGACCTTGAGTGGGAGGCCATAACGAATGTATTTCTGTGTGTCCTTTGAAGGCTGTGGAAGGCTGTCGTTGGTTTCAACGCGTTGCGCCAGCGTGAGGAAGTTTTTGGCGGGGTTGTTTACTTTACTTTGCAGTGGGTATTTATTCTAATTGGTGGGGCTCGGCtcatgaagctcttgagcCTCTCACAACACACTTCAACAAAACATCAAAGCGACGAATCAGTAGAAGGGACGATACCAGGTTTGCTTGCATTGTCAACTTCGCTTGTCCAATCAATAAAATCAGGTACAGTGTAGGTATATAATTTACATAACACTCAGACCGCTCATGCTGCATAGCCTATCGCCTCAGTTGCGCCAAACTCATGATAGTACTCCTAGATAGAATACGAAGCCTGTCTGACTTCCAATGTATGAATATAAGTCATCCGCATATCGATCTACCTCCTATAGTGATCTGGATGCCTTTCGTACTCATGTGGTCTCAGTCCTCCCCTCATCATGTCCCTTGGGTCTCTTGGATCCCCCCTTGGGTCACCTCGAGGATCTCCTCGTGGATCTCTCGGATCATGGCCGGGATAAACAGGTGCTCCTGGCGGAGGCTGGGGTGGCCCGCGTGAGTCGTAGCTACTGATGGGCGTGTAGCTGCGGCCGGGGATCTCTCGAGGCGGGCCAGGGCCAGGGGTAGAAGCATAACGTGAGTATGGTTGCGGAGGTGGCACTGACTCTGGGCCACGCGACACTGTTGGTGGGTAGCGTCCTTGCATCTGATGCTGCTGCGGCGGCATGCCAGGTCCACTGGCAAAGTAAGAATTACGGGCCATCGTCTCTCATGGACATATGGTGAGCTTGCTGAGGCGAGGCTGTGAAGGTGGTTGTGATGGTGCCCAAGATGGCGCTGGGGTTTGAGGCTTGGACGAGGGATGTTGCGTAGGCCAgggttgttgctgttgctgctgcggTGGGGGTTGAGCATTTGGTGGCTGTTGAGATGCCCATCCAGGCGGCTGCTGCATGCTGGaaggaggttgttgaggCGGCGGCCATGAAGCCTCGCGGCCACCCTGGGGTACTTCTCGTGCCCGAGAGGCCGATGGATGAAGCGCGTATTGCCCTCCTGGCGATCCGGCATGGGCTGGTTGACCTGCTGCAGCATATGAAGTCGGATATCCCTGGTTCTGGTACTGAGGAGGCCCGGGGGGTCCAGGAGGTCCAGGAGGAGCATATCGATGGCCACTTTGTGGTGAGTTCGTTCGGCTGTGGCTACTGGGTTGGTAAGGATTCTGCCTGTAGTAGTCTctttctgctgctgcttctaGGGAGACCCCGATGGATGCCCTCGAACTGCCGATgtgctgaggctgaggggAATCCGCATATGTTGGCTTGAGGGATGGCATTACTGGGGTTCCTCGACCGTAAGGAGAGTATGACTCTGCCTCGCCCCGTCGCATCTGAGAAGGCGGTGCTGGCCCTGGGAGCGTACGGCCCATGGCCTGGGGCGGAGGAGTAGGTGATGGTCTGGTAGGAGTGCTAGTCACATCACTGACACGCTTGGGTTGTGGAGGAGGATCGTCATTAAGCAGGgacatgatgttgagacCTCCCTTACGAGGCTCTGCTGGACGTGGCGCCGCTGCCGGTGGTTGAACTGGAGTGCCAGCTTGGGGTGTTGCCGAGCCATATTGTTCGTGCATCGAACCAGATGACGGTCTATGCTGGAGAGCAGACATGGGGCGGCTGGATGGAGTGTTCATCTGAGGTGATCGAACAGGGGTTTGCTCGCCCATCAGGTTTCGTACCGGCTGCACAGGGGCTTGTTGCTGCATAGGAGGAGCATAAGATGGAGGGCGTCCAGGCTCTTGCGGTGGCCTTGCCAGCGGCTGGCCCCCAAGACTTCCttgttgacgatggccaAACGGTTCGTAGCGATGCGGCTGTGGGGTCACTTCAGGCTCCTGCTTGACCCGTCTTTCTGACTGTCGAGCCAGTTCGAGCTGCTCCTGTTCGAGCCGCTGTATGTCCATCTTTTGACGTTCCATTTGAGCATTGTGTTCAATCATAGCTTCGCTCCGGGCTGGCTGTAGAGGCTGCGCGGCAGCCAGAGGCCGCTGCTCCCGTGGTTCCGAACCAGGAGGTCTAGAGGAAGCCTTCTGTGGAAGAGGTACCCGGACACTTTGCTCGCGGTCACGCTCTCGCTCGCGCTCGCCGTCGGGAAATCCGAATTGCCGTACAGGTGCTCTTAAAGGCCTTTGTCCTGGTGACATAGTCTGAGTTACTGGCTGGGTTGTTGAATGCTGTCCAATAGGCATGGGTTGCTGTTGGGGTTGGACAAGCGGTTGCTGCGTAACAGGTGCTTGGGCGATGGGGCTGCCATACATGCCAAAAGGTTGACCACGAGGGGGTTGAACTGATGGCTCCATCTTGGGTTGCGACGTCTCTCCGTGTAGATCGATACCCGGGGCAACAGCCAACGGCCGGGAAGCTGCAGCTGAACTGTCATATCTCCTTCCTCGGACGAATCGTGAGTTTTATTAAATTtccttgtctctctctgTTCTGTTTTTGTTTCGCTTCTGTTTTTCCCCTACCGTCATCAACTGGATTTGCCCTGATCCTTTTGACGGACGAAGTAATTTTTCACCTATCGAGCGCATTAGTAGTGGACCTACGAGAGACAGTCAGAACTTACCATAACTGCGGTTTTGGAGCCCATATGGGCTGCGATCCCTGTCCAATCCGAGCCGAACGAGCGCAGGAGGTGCGGGAAGTCATTAGATTCAGACACGCTCCAGTAGCTAGATGCCTGAGTAGGCGCTTTGCGCTCTGATGGCGGGTGGGCTAGGTTGAATGTAGCCATTGCAGGCTGAGGCGGTGGGTCAGGCCGAAGTGAAGGCGCTGCCATGACTTCAGAGATGGAGGATGGAGCAACTGACTGCTGTCGTTCGAGGGTTTGGATAGGCTGTTGTTGtggttgttgctgctgctgctgctgctgctgtacGGAGAAGGGGAGCTGTATACCAGCAGGGTGCTGCTCGAACTGACCTGGGAGACGATGGGACTCGGCGGCTGGAAGTGGAGTTGAAGGACCGTCGGTATTGAGCGCTCTGGAGTTTGACCTCGATCGTCCCTTGCCAGGCCCAGGGGCTGCGGCCAACGTCTGGTTCGCCTTGGCTGCCTTGGGCTCCTTTTCCTTCGGGCCTCTTCGCCTCTTTCTTCCATCCACTTTCTCGGGATGGTCGACCTTCGCGGACCCGCCACGTCTACCAGGTGTCGCATTAGGTGTCGAGTTCTCTGTGTCAACTGGCGGCTGTTCGAAGCCCCATGTAGGCGCAGCCGCTCGTCGTGGTCGTCGCCTCTCGCCATTTTCTCCCGTGTCGTGGTTCTCTTCCGTTTCTCCGTCTCCGTTGCCTAGCTCCGACACCAATGCACTGGATCGTTGCTTCGCTTTGCCCTTTCTGCGCCTCTTAGGCTGCTTCTTGAGTTTCTCCTTCAGATTAAGGTCCTTCTTGTTCATGTAGTAATACTGAATGCAAGAACCGAAATCACGATGCGGAATCGCTTCGGCAACCCGACCCCATTGCTTAGGTGCTTCCAAGTATCTCTTCTCAAACAAGCCGGCTTCTTCCTCAGTGAAGTTATTAACTGGAGGCAAAACCCGCCATGCTGATACCAACCGGTCAACAGGCGTGAATCCGCTCTTGTCGAGGTATTTGGTattatccttctcttcctggtTCCAAATCATGTTCGGAATGATGGCTTCCTTATCAGTGCGATACTTCTCCTGCTGCATTCTAAGTTCGCGCTCTTTCCTCTCCTCGTCCTCGCGCATTGATGCTTGCAAAACTCGTTCCAAGTCTCTTTCGGTTGCGAAACGACGTCCACGACCACTTCCTTCATGTTTTGGCTCAGGCGTTACGGTGCCTGTAATTTCAATGCCTGTCGACACTGAAAACTTTCCACGACTTTTGACAGCCGCTGGATCATTCGACATTGTAAAATCTAGGTACCGTTCATAGTTGTCCTTATAGATCTTCCTGTCGTGGTCCTGTTCAGCCGACTTCTCCAGATGCATCTTGTCGAGGTGTTCGACCACAAAGTCGTCCAATGTAATGCTGGAGTCGAGGGTCTTTAAGAAAGCACTATCTTTGTCCCAAGGCATGCAGCTGTAGTCAGGTAGACTATCGATTGGAGGCGTGGTCATATACTGTCGAACGGTATCAAGGTTCATAAAAGAATCGTCTTCAGACTCAgtctcgtcgtcgtcgaccTGTGACGGCGTACTAGGCGGTTTCGATGCTGTTTCCGTCGTTTGCAAAACTACATTCGGGCACACCACAGAAACAGGAGCACCTTCAATTGCGACCTGTCTATGCCCAAGAGCTTCAGCATTCTCTGTTAGATTCTCGGGGCGAGGTTCAGTAAAAAGTTCTGCAGGTTTCTCCGAAACAGCATCATCTGGTTTTCCTGGAGTAGGCTCAGGGAGGGCTTCGGTTGGCTTTTCCACCAGGGTTTGTGTCGGCTGTACACCATTCGCCTTTGCAGTTATGTCAACTGGCTTGTCCTTGTCAGACTTCTCCTTGTGAGAATCCTCGCACGCCCCCAGAGGTGTTCGTTCCGTCTTCTGAGGCTCAAGTGACTCTGTAGGCGCAGTCTCACTTGCTATGGAAGGCACATCcatggccttcttgttggAAGGAGATGGTGGACTTTCAGGTGCGACTCGATCAGTCTCAATAGGAGGCTCGTCGATATCCATATCTCCCGACTTTGGTTCAAGTTCGGGTGCAACGAACATCTCGGTATCCTCGTTCTCAGCCTTTTGTACAGGTTTCTCTGCATGATTCTCTTCCGTTTCTTCAGCAGGCTTTCCGATAGACTCTTCGACGGGTTTCTCGACAGGGTTCTCGATACGTTGTTCGTCAGACTTCTCGACATGACTTTGATCGGGCGTCTTGTCAAGATTCGGAGCAGCCTCTTCGTGGGAACTGTCATCAATCTTCTCGCCAGCTGCCTTCGCAGCATGTTCGACGGGTCTTTCGGTAGTCTCCTGACCAACTTGTGCCGAGGATTCTGGAGTGGGGGCAGCTTCAACAGGCTCCTCAGAACCCTTGACTTGAATAGAATGCTCGGGCCCAGGATCCAGCTCGGCCTGTACCTCCTGATGCAGTTCCTTTGGTGGTTCGGAATCAACTTTGTCCGTGCTGTCAACCGCGTCGGCCATTTCCacatcttccttctttgccTGCTCGATAGGTGTCGGGTCATGTATCTTTTCAATGACGCGCTTATTCACTGCCTCCGGTAGTTTTTTCACCATTTTGAGCAGTCCCTCCCCTTCTCCGATTATCTTGACCATTGAGCCGTGAGACAGAGCTGCAAACCGGGCCATGACTTGAGTTGGTAACTTCGGCTTCTCCAGTTTACTTAGTTCAGCCTCGGTCTTCCCAATCTCCATGTCGAAATAGTCGGccatatcatcatcgtcgtcagATTCGGAGTTCTGCTCCACAGGTGCTGGTTTCGGGGGAACTTCGAACCTGACCGCTCTGATTATTGGTTGCGAGCGTTTTCTTCGGGGCGCTTCCTTCGGAGCTTCCCTTGGGTCCCTTGCGCGTAGTTCTGACTCCTGGCCAAATCTGGGCATGTTCTCCATGGTAGGTGAAGGGCCAGATCGATAAGAATCCCGTCTGGAAGCATTAGCAGGTCGTGTATCTCTATCCATCGATGCCCTTGCAGATTGAGACTCCCGTTCGGACTTGACGGTTATTTCTCCAGGTTCCGCGCTATAATTAGTTCGCGCACGATTATCGTAATGTGGTTCCGACTTCGCATCGCTACTACGTGGCCGCCTTTCATCATCGTGATAATGATCATACTGGGAACTACCGCGGCGTAAGGGTGGGCGTTGTTGCACAAAGCTTGGTGACCTCATCAACTTAGGAGAGTCAGGCCCCTTCTTTAGATTGGGATTGATCCACTGCTTGCTAGAAGGCCTTGGTGGCGGCGGCTGCTGGGCTCTGGGACCAACTGGAATCGAGGGGCCATCATGCATCATGCCTTTACCGAGACCGACTGACGGCATTGTTGGGTCGTGTCCCGCTGACGGGGGGCGATCATTGAAAGCGCGGGGGGCTGTCGGCGGGATTTTTGTTGCAGCGCTGGCTGAAACATAACCCTCTCCAACACTCAATCCTCGATTAGGAACGGGTCCGAAAGCAGATGCAGAAGCCGCGGCAGGAGGCGGTGATACCTCTTTGCTGGAAAGTCCCGAGTCGTGTCCGGCATTGGCACGAGCCTCTAATTTGTTTCGGAACAGTTCACGGTCGCGGGGGTCGCGATCGTCTCGAATGTCTCGTCGGGTATCTGGGTCAGCATAGCGATCCATCCGGTCCATCCGGTCCCTGTCATCACGGTCTCTTCCCCAGCGACCTTCCTGAGACCGACTGCGCGGGTAGCGATCACCTCTATCATCCATATAAGGCCCTCTGCCGCGACCTCGCTCCGAAGACCAGTCACCCCTCCCACGACCTCGTCCTCGGTGGAAACCCCCACCGCGAGGGTAGGGTGCCATGCCAAACTGGGGATCGGAAGAAGATGATCCTGCCGAGGGAGGTCCTCCATCTCTTGAACCGCGTCGAGATCTATCTGCATCTACTCCCAAAGGACCATCGCGGTCTCGGAAATCTCTTGTTGGTGACCTTGCACGGCCAATAGGTGAGCGTCGTGATCTGAAATCTCTTGGCTCACGCCACTCTCTATCGCGCTCGCGATCCCGGTCGCGTTCACGGCTTCGATCATCATGGTACCGGTCACGGAAATCGATGTCTCTATCTCGACCTCGATCTCGGCTGTCGTCTCTTGAAGACCATCCCCTACCGCGCCCTCGCCCACGACCACCACGAAACTCTCCTCCAAATCCTCCGCCTCGAGGGCCACTAGGCGCATCGATCAAGGCTTTTGGTCCGCGAGGTGGTTCGCGTCGCAATGGGTCACCAAAGTCACGTCCTGGCTGAAACCCGCCATTACCTGCTCGGGCGTCAGACGGTCGGCGTCTGTCTCCGTCGTTGTACTGCGGAGTTCGGTCAAATCGGTCAGGCGAGCGGTCACGGGGTGATCTGGACCGTTCATAGCGTGAGTATCTTGAGGCCCTGGATGGATGAAGTCAGCATGAAGACGATCCCGCAGAGGGCGAATGGCGTAGGGACCGACTCGTGCGGTGATATTTAGAATCTCTCCTTCGCCGCATGACTAGAATTGAAAATTATGGGATGGGGCAATTGTTCGTACATTTCTCAAAGGCCGCAGGAAGCCCCAAGGAAGTGGTTATTTATAGGCAGCCCATGCACCCAGTTATGCAAAAGTCAAAATTATGACACCGAATATCGTGCGCCACGTAAAGCTCCGTAAGTTTAACACTGAAGAAATTGACTCGTCGAGATTTACTAAACTTTCGCAGGTCTTGTGTCGCCGTGTCGTACCCAGATCGTTGACGTCGCGTCTCGGTTACCAAAAAACACCCTTAATCCGTCGAATGAATGGGGTATCAAATAAGAAGTCAAAACAGACGTAGAACTTATTAGCGTTATTATATGCGAGCACCGTGTCCGAGACAAGTAAATCGCGATGAAATGAGGGTCGATATGCAAAGGCGACAGTACCTTTTGCGATAGAGGGATGGTTGGATGTAGGTTGAAGGTTTGAGGATCGAAGTCAAGCCTCAGGCGTGCATTTGGATCCTAGGGGCCTAAGCTTAAGCGACCCCATCCTGCAAATTGGAATGGACACTGTCGTGTGGCGCTTAGTGGTGGATGGAAGGGCTCCTCAGTGAATGTCCAGGGGCCTTGGCCCAGAATTGCCATGAGACGCTAGACCCCAAATAGATCTGCCAGTCGGAGGGATACATGCACGCCCACTTTTTGAAGCCCCGATGGACCCTGCCGTTTTTTTCAATGTGGAGCCCGGAGCCGTGATTTTCTCATGGAAGAAATCATGAAGATAAGAGTCACAATGTTATTAACGAATCATAGAATAAGTAAGTATCTTTAATGAGAAAAGCAAATCTGATGATACATTGCCATTGGGAAAACTCTTTTCATTCTTAAATTTTTTTATACATCCTGGCGTTGTGTTCAACATTTGCTGAGGTTTCGATTGGCCATTGAATTCTGTGTTGTCCGTCCACTATTTTACCTACAAACTTACGACTCGAAACATACGGCTCACCACTTACATCAACACCTTGGGTGCGAAATTTACGACAATGACTTCCAACTCCGATGCTCCGCCTTCGGCGGCAACAGAGGCCGTCTTGGTCAAGTCCGAGGAGATGCCTGCTGATGCTCAGAAGGTCGAGGAGTTGGACTTCAACAAGTTCAAAGGCCCCATCACTGCGGAGAATCTCTTCGAGGGCATGCGTCACATGGGCTTCCAAGCGTCTTCTATGTGTGAGGCCGTGAGGATCATTAATGATATGGTGCGTTTCGATTCAGAAACTCTATACTAGAGTTTCAAACTCTGAAAGGCACACCACCTTGGCTAACAACTGGTAGCGTGCATGGAAAGACCCGGAGACGGGGGATAAGACCACAATTTTCTTGGGATATACTTCCAACCTCATCTCATCAGGCCTTCGTGGTGTCCTCCGTTGGCTTGTCGAGCATAACCACGTGTCATGTATCGTCACCACGGCTGGTGGCATCGAAGAGGATTTCATCAAGTGCCTTGGTGACACATATGTTGGTTCCTTCAGTACCCCTGGAGCCGAACTCCGCCGCAAGGGTCTCAACCGCATTGGAAACCTCGTTGTTCCTAATGCGAACTACTGCGCCTTCGAAGACTGGGTCGTCCCCATTCTCGACAAGATgcttgaggagcaggaggctAGTAAAGGCACTGAGGAAGAGATCAACTGGACGCCATCCAAGGTGATCCATCGTCTAGGTAAGGAGATCAATGATGAGCGATCCGTCTATTACTGGGCATACAAGAACAATATTCCAGTGTTCTGCCCTGCCATCACTGACGGAAGCCTCGGCGACATGCTCTATTTCCATACTTTTAAGTCCTCGCCCCTTCAACTGAAGATCGATCTGGTTGAAGATATCCGACgcatcaacaccattgcTGTCCGAGCCAAGCGGGCCGGTATGATCATTCTGGGTGGTGGTATCATCAAGCACCACATTGCCAATGCATGCTTGATGCGCAATGGCGCCGAGTCGGCGGTTTACATCAACACAGCACAAGAATTTGATGGCAGTGATGCAGGTGCTAGACCAGATGAGGCTGTATCGTGGGGCAAAATCAAGATTGGAGCTGATAATGTGAAAGTAAGTCGACACGTCTCTTCTACTCCTGCTAGCCACTGACCATTCACAAGGTATACATGGAGGCAACAGCATGTTTCCCCTTTATTGTGGCAAACACATTTGCAAAGGATATTGGAAAGTCTGACAAATAGAAAACAAAAGAATAGAACGCAAAAGTATGTCAAATAAAGTGTATTACAGGTGCGGACAACATGTGATCATCCGTCATCGCAAAGACATAATTGACAAAACACCGATATTGCTCCAAAGAACTCCAAAGCAGACATGAAAGCAACCGATTTCTCCTTGGGCCTCTGGTCGCTATAATGTGGAAAGACCCTAACGCCGAAATCGCCTTTTGTGAGTGTAAATGCAAACCCATGTGCCTAGGTAGTTGCCTTCGTTTCTTCGTGGTCGGTTTCTAGGATTCAATATCAACTCTAGCCTTTTTTGCTGGAGGCTCGTCGGTGTCGGCCATATCTTGCCCCTGCTNNNNNNNNNNNNNNNNNNNNNNNNNNNNNNNNNNNNNNNNNNNNNNNNNNNNNNNNNNNNNNNNNNNNNNNNNNNNNNNNNNNNNNNNNNNNNNNNNNNNNNNNNNNNNNNNNNNNNNNNNNNNNNNNNNNNNNNNNNNNNNNCGTTCGGccttttctttctcgatCTGACCACGAGGTCGATATCGTCGTTTGTTTCTCTGTCGACGCTCTTCTTTGAGCCTGGCAacctctgcttcttcttcctgttGGCGGTGGATCGCATCGAGGTCAATAATCTCCCGCCCCATACTCTCGACGACCATCCGCCCTTCGTCTAGCCTAGGCCAAGGGTTGAGAACTCCCCCCTTTCTTGTCATCAGCCAGTCCACGACGTCGAAGCCATCAATGGTCCCATTATCGCGTTGAACAGCCATACATCCTTCATGCCAGAGGGCGATCTCTTGGCGTGTAGGTCGCTCCCTAGGGCAAGGCGGGAAATGGGCGGGGAGGGAAGGAGTTTCCGGGCTTCCAGGGCTTTCCTTGCCACTCTGCGAATCGTCGCTGTCACGTCTTTCTGGGGATCGATTTTTCGGGATTGGAAGCAGACCGTTGGTATTGACTGTTGGAGAGATAGTTGATGAACGATCGTCATCGCAAGTGTCCTTAACTGGGGTGAGAGGAGTACTTTCTTGCACATACGGCTCTCGGGCATCATCAGACGAGTGGGGAGGAGAATTCATCTCGGTGGGCGATGTCACAACATCTTCTGCGGGTTCGATGGACAACTGAGGTCTAGGCACAGCCCGTGAACCTAAAAGTAAGAGTTAAGGGAAGGAATCACGAGGTGCAGCATCAGAAAGCATCAGACTCACCAGGTCGGAGACCGAAGTCTCGTTGGACGGCGTCTCGACGAATACTCATGATATAGTTCTGTGTTTGGAAACACGGGCACGACGTTTCCTGGATAGATCAAATATTCACTGCGACCGATGAAAGCTGATGGGATCATAAGAGGCGGTGAAAGGCGAGTTGTGATGAACGCGAATGCTCTCGTGAATTTGAGAAAATgtgagaggaagaaaaaagttTATGTTATTGATAGTAAGAGAAGTGGTGTGACAGGGAAGGTCAAGAATGTATGTGAATGAATCAGAACGCGTTTGGTACCAAAGGTAAAGTTGACGACTTCCATTTTCTATCACTGGCAGAAACTGCGAGTCTGCCTCTACGTCCCTAACGCCAACAGTACCAACCGCCTGAGCACCACTGAAGATTCAGACGTATTCAGAGAAACCCTCAGACTTCCCCGATACTCTGCTTAAACTGTTTCAAAGCAGAATTCCATTCAGCTGTTCCGTCCGTCTCCGCCCAAGTAGCAACTTTCTCGATaccttcaagatcatcctTCATGTGATTTTCAGTCGTTGTTCCATCCAGAACCGTTACGCCTTCGAGCCCCAAGACCAGAGAATAGTACGCAGCTACCTCGGAAATTCCAGCCTTCTCTGCGACCATCTTAACTGGCTTGGTAGCAGCGAGCCTGGGGTTGGCGCTGAAAGTCCAGAATGACTGGAAAGCAATTCCTTGCTCTCGACAGTAGGCTCTGAGATCTACCTCGAAGCTGGTATCAGGGTAGAAGCGGTTCTGGACAACACTTGGTTTAACAGTGACAGCATCGTTGAGTGCTTTAAGGATCGGAAGTGTCGTGTTAGAGATGCCTAGGTTGCGGATCTTGTGAGGCACGTATGTCTCCAGAGTCTTCCACGCAGTGATAGTTTCCTCGAGAGTTCGCAGGGGGCTATGCAAAAGCACGCTGTCAAAGTAAGGTTCCTCGCCTTCGACGGTGAAGTAAGTCAATGATGACTGAATAGATTGGTGAATCTTATCCACAAGCGGTGCATTAAAATCATAAGGTGCATTTTCATCTTGGTTCCCTGGAGGTGAGAACTTTGTTTGAAGCTGAGGACAGGTCAGTGCCTAGTTTGTTGATGTATATGGTGACGGAACCTACAAAGAGTCCTTCACGTTTAATGAGGCCCTCCTTGATAGCTCTTTGCACACCCTCCCCAACGCCCTTCTCATTGTAATGCTTGGGTTGTCCTGCTGTATCGACTCCGCGAAAGCCGTGCTTGAGAGCGAAATAAACAAGATCTGCTGATCTGTCCTTTTTCCACGCTGTGCCATAGACCAGCTTTGGCATGGCAGTGGATGAGCCCTTGAGGGTGAGGTCTTTGGCTAGTTTGGCTGCCATTTTTTAAAAAGTACCGCTGAAAGGTGAGGATAAGATGGAGTTGACTCTATATAAGTACTCAATTggtttgttggtgttgatagaACACAGAAACTGGGAGAGACAGTGCTAGAGGGGTGTTTGAAATGTGAAGAGGTGGAGTTTGGAGATAGTTTaagctggtgatgctggTCAATTACGCCATGTTGAGCCTCAAACCACCTGTACATCGGCGTCAATTTCAACGGCCAACACATGACTAGACAGCCAATCATTGACTGCAAACATTGAGGGTTCCCCGCGTATAGACATGCAGTATTTGGCTGAGAGATCCATGGATGCGGCCGTCTAACTAATCCGATGCCTTCATAAACCAATAAACTTCAAGCTGAGCGTGAGACAACGCTGAGCTATTCAAACACAGTTGGAGAAAGTGTACAGTAGATTCGTGTTCGGCGAACATTGAGAATATGTTGATGTGGAAATTAGCCGGACATAACAAGATCATGTAAGTCAATTCATAGTTAACGTCGATATTCTCGTCTTCAACCCCCACGTCGACGCGGGGTTGAGGAATCACAACCAATGGACAGTATCAAGTGCAAGTATTCACGATCAATGAGTCACGCCGTTGAAATGAACAGTGCTCTATTGATCGGCGATCTTACAAGATAGCTGTTGCTCAGAGTTGTTCCTAAAGCTGTCTAGTATAGGACAACGGGCCGTATTTCCGGATATGCCAAGTGAATTCAATTCTGCATCTCTCCACAAACCGCCATGGACATaattggattggattggatcTGGCAATTGCCCCGCCATAGCTCTGAGGGGTCGAAGCGCATCAAGATATGTAACGTCACTTGAgttgttgactttgaggaTACTTATTAACCTCCTCTTTTCAACATCTTGGTCCTTTGCGTGACATATCAACTTCATCGCCAATCAATTGTAATTATGGCTCCCTACACTGCTAAATGGGGCATCTTGGCTACCGGTGGCATCGCTGAGTGTGAGTTCAGCTCTGTAACACGATGAACAAGGCACTAAACTCCCATCATAGGCTTCACT contains these protein-coding regions:
- a CDS encoding hypothetical protein (At least one base has a quality score < 10) — its product is MASRYSRYERSRSPRDRSPDRFDRTPQYNDGDRRRPSDARAGNGGFQPGRDFGDPLRREPPRGPKALIDAPSGPRGGGFGGEFRGGRGRGRGRGWSSRDDSRDRGRDRDIDFRDRYHDDRSRERDRDRERDREWREPRDFRSRRSPIGRARSPTRDFRDRDGPLGVDADRSRRGSRDGGPPSAGSSSSDPQFGMAPYPRGGGFHRGRGRGRGDWSSERGRGRGPYMDDRGDRYPRSRSQEGRWGRDRDDRDRMDRMDRYADPDTRRDIRDDRDPRDRELFRNKLEARANAGHDSGLSSKEVSPPPAAASASAFGPVPNRGLSVGEGYVSASAATKIPPTAPRAFNDRPPSAGHDPTMPSVGLGKGMMHDGPSIPVGPRAQQPPPPRPSSKQWINPNLKKGPDSPKLMRSPSFVQQRPPLRRGSSQYDHYHDDERRPRSSDAKSEPHYDNRARTNYSAEPGEITVKSERESQSARASMDRDTRPANASRRDSYRSGPSPTMENMPRFGQESELRARDPREAPKEAPRRKRSQPIIRAVRFEVPPKPAPVEQNSESDDDDDMADYFDMEIGKTEAELSKLEKPKLPTQVMARFAALSHGSMVKIIGEGEGLLKMVKKLPEAVNKRVIEKIHDPTPIEQAKKEDVEMADAVDSTDKVDSEPPKELHQEVQAELDPGPEHSIQVKGSEEPVEAAPTPESSAQVGQETTERPVEHAAKAAGEKIDDSSHEEAAPNLDKTPDQSHVEKSDEQRIENPVEKPVEESIGKPAEETEENHAEKPVQKAENEDTEMFVAPELEPKSGDMDIDEPPIETDRVAPESPPSPSNKKAMDVPSIASETAPTESLEPQKTERTPLGACEDSHKEKSDKDKPVDITAKANGVQPTQTLVEKPTEALPEPTPGKPDDAVSEKPAELFTEPRPENLTENAEALGHRQVAIEGAPVSVVCPNVVLQTTETASKPPSTPSQVDDDETESEDDSFMNLDTVRQYMTTPPIDSLPDYSCMPWDKDSAFLKTLDSSITLDDFVVEHLDKMHLEKSAEQDHDRKIYKDNYERYLDFTMSNDPAAVKSRGKFSVSTGIEITGTVTPEPKHEGSGRGRRFATERDLERVLQASMREDEERKERELRMQQEKYRTDKEAIIPNMIWNQEEKDNTKYLDKSGFTPVDRLVSAWRVLPPVNNFTEEEAGLFEKRYLEAPKQWGRVAEAIPHRDFGSCIQYYYMNKKDLNLKEKLKKQPKRRRKGKAKQRSSALVSELGNGDGETEENHDTGENGERRRPRRAAAPTWGFEQPPVDTENSTPNATPGRRGGSAKVDHPEKVDGRKRRRGPKEKEPKAAKANQTLAAAPGPGKGRSRSNSRALNTDGPSTPLPAAESHRLPGQFEQHPAGIQLPFSVQQQQQQQQQPQQQPIQTLERQQSVAPSSISEVMAAPSLRPDPPPQPAMATFNLAHPPSERKAPTQASSYWSVSESNDFPHLLRSFGSDWTGIAAHMGSKTAVMVKNYFVRQKDQGKSTSRPLAVAPGIDLHGETSQPKMEPSVQPPRGQPFGMYGSPIAQAPVTQQPLVQPQQQPMPIGQHSTTQPVTQTMSPGQRPLRAPVRQFGFPDGERERERDREQSVRVPLPQKASSRPPGSEPREQRPLAAAQPLQPARSEAMIEHNAQMERQKMDIQRLEQEQLELARQSERRVKQEPEVTPQPHRYEPFGHRQQGSLGGQPLARPPQEPGRPPSYAPPMQQQAPVQPVRNLMGEQTPVRSPQMNTPSSRPMSALQHRPSSGSMHEQYGSATPQAGTPVQPPAAAPRPAEPRKGGLNIMSLLNDDPPPQPKRVSDVTSTPTRPSPTPPPQAMGRTLPGPAPPSQMRRGEAESYSPYGRGTPVMPSLKPTYADSPQPQHIGSSRASIGVSLEAAAERDYYRQNPYQPSSHSRTNSPQSGHRYAPPGPPGPPGPPQYQNQGYPTSYAAAGQPAHAGSPGGQYALHPSASRAREVPQGGREASWPPPQQPPSSMQQPPGWASQQPPNAQPPPQQQQQQPWPTQHPSSKPQTPAPSWAPSQPPSQPRLSKLTICP
- a CDS encoding deoxyhypusine synthase, with the translated sequence MTSNSDAPPSAATEAVLVKSEEMPADAQKVEELDFNKFKGPITAENLFEGMRHMGFQASSMCEAVRIINDMRAWKDPETGDKTTIFLGYTSNLISSGLRGVLRWLVEHNHVSCIVTTAGGIEEDFIKCLGDTYVGSFSTPGAELRRKGLNRIGNLVVPNANYCAFEDWVVPILDKMLEEQEASKGTEEEINWTPSKVIHRLGKEINDERSVYYWAYKNNIPVFCPAITDGSLGDMLYFHTFKSSPLQLKIDLVEDIRRINTIAVRAKRAGMIILGGGIIKHHIANACLMRNGAESAVYINTAQEFDGSDAGARPDEAVSWGKIKIGADNVKVYMEATACFPFIVANTFAKDIGKSDK